The sequence below is a genomic window from Sardina pilchardus chromosome 9, fSarPil1.1, whole genome shotgun sequence.
gtcaTGTGTATCGTTACACAGCTGCCTGAAGCATCGGTTGCACACTGTGACCCATTTTAAtgttcctccatctcctctctcctccatggtgtgtgtgtgtgtgtgtgtgtgtgtgtgtgtgtgtgtgtgtgtgtgtgtgtgtgtgtgtgtgtgtgtgtgtgtgtgtgtgtgtgtgtgtgtgtgtgtgtgtgtgtgtgtgtgtgtgtgtgtgtgtgtgtgtgtgtgtgtgtgtgtgtgtgtgtggtaaactcCACTATGGCTAGGTCTTCTCGCGGtttcactcctgtgtgtgtgtgtgtgtgtgtatgcttgcgtgtgtgcttgcgtgcgtgagtgcacatgtgtgcttgagTGCATATGTGAGGAACTCTACTGTGGCCAGGTTTGCTCACTACAGGGGCTaaaagatttgtagcaccagcctgTAGCATTGTTGTAAAACCTCTAAAATATCTAAAAACAATTTAGATTTATAATTTATATAAATCTAAATTTatacaaatgtgtgtatatatatatatatatatatatatatttttttttttttgttttagataTATAATTTATAAATACTGTAACTGGGTTGGGATGTAGGAATACTGTAATTGGGTTGGGATGTAGGAATACTGTAACTGGGTTGGGATGTAGGAATACTGTAACTGGGTTGGGATGTAGGAATACTGTAACTGGGTTGGGATGTAGGAATACTGTAACTGGGTTGGGATGTAGGAATACTGTAACTGGGTTGGGATGTAGGAATACTGTAACTGGGTTGGTGAAAGGTCCTGTAGTGGCTACTGAGAAAAGCGAAAGCTACCATCATGATGCGCTATTTGGTTATTGTGTTGCTGCGAAAACAAAAGAATACTTCCGGTCACTTCCATGCAGTTTCCACTCAGCCCTGCTGTCAACCATGTTGTCCTGTGGACAATGTCCTGTTCAGGTGTCCTGCTGTCGGCCATGTTGTCCTGCAGTGTGTGAACTCTGACCCTTGACCTGTGTGTCCTGCAGTGTGTGAACTCTGACCCTTGACCTGTgtgtcctgtagtgtgtgtgaactctgacCCTTGACCTGTGTGTCCTGTAGTGTGTGAACTCTGACCCTTGACCTGTGTGTCCTGCAATGTGTGAACTCTGACCCTTGACCTGTGTGTCCTGCAGTGTGTGaactctgacctttgacctgtgtgtCCTGCAGCCAGGAAGAAGCTGTTGGAGCGGCAGGCTGCCGGGACACGGCCGGCCCTCAAGCCCACGgcgacacacacccacaccggCAGACATGCGTGAGTTGGaacaaggtgtgtgtctgtgtgtgtctgtgtgtgtgtgtgtgtgtgtctgtgcgtgcgtgcgtgtgtgcgtgcgtgcgtgcagtgTCTTGTGGTTGGCTGAATGTTTTTGCATGTTAACGTCATCTGGATTGACTGTAGCATAACTGTTGGAATTCAAACAGTGGAGAGACCATttagccctctgtgtgtgtgtgtgtgtgtgtgtgtgtgcaggtgtgtgcgtgcgtgtccctCTGTCCATATGCATCTGTGTCAGTCGTCCCAATTAAGTCATTTTCTCCAGATAGCATGAATGCACAACATGAAATTTGTAAGTTCTGACATCTTGGGATTCACCTAAATTAAATAATTTACCTTTTTTACTAAATTCTTAAAATCTGATTGTGAAATGTTAAATAGGTGTAGTTGTCATGGTGCTGCTAAAAGGCTGACTTTATTTTGACTTCCTTGAGGAGCACTAAGCtgttgctgtgcgtgtgtgtgtgtgtgtgtgtttcagggctCAATGAGGAGGAGAGTCCCTCCTTGTCTTCGGGGATGGTGAAGGAGACTCCTCTGGGCGCCATGGCGACCGTACACCCATCCCAGCATCCCCCCGCCGGAGTAGACGACTCCGAGCACCCCCCCTCCGAAACCCCGCCCCCCTCAGAGGAGCACCCGCcgcagcaggaggagagagcgaaagaggaggagccagaggaggaagaggaggagccagaggaggagccagaggaggaggaagaggagcagccgGCCGCCCCCCTGCAGAGCCCAGAGCGGCCTGTAGAGGGCAGCACCTCTCCTGACCCGCAGGGCCCCTGCACAGCTGGCAGGGAAACCCCAGAGAGCCCCGCGGGGGTCCCGTCTGAGGGCGTGGCTTCTGCCCGGAGCGCGGAGCAGGAGCTGGCGCCCGACGCGGAGGCCGAGCCGGAGGGTGACCTTGAGGACCTTGACCTTCAGGGCGGCGACCTCCAGGGCGAGTCCCACCCGTGCCAGCACTGCGAGCGCCGGTTCTCCACCAAGCAGGGCCtggagcgccacacacacatccacagcatGTCCTCCTCCGGCCACACGGAGGCGCTGTTGTCCTTCTGCTGCCGCTACTGCGGCAAGAGCTTCGGGTCGCAGGTGGGCCGCCGCCGCCACGAGCGTCGCCACGAGAACACCGGCCGCAAACGCCCCGGCTCGCTCGCCGGCACGGCAACGCTGCTCGGCAACAGCAGCGGCTCCTCCTCCCACGGCGGCAACCACCTCGTCGCCATGACGACCACGCAGAACGGCGCACACGACGGCCACCGGAGGGAGCCGCTGCTGTCCACGGCGGGCGGCGGAGTCGGCGAATCGGAGCGTCCGGTTGTGGTGGAGGAGAACGGCGAGGCCAAGGAGCTGCACGCGTGCAAGTACTGCAGCAAGGCGTTCGGCACGCACACCAACATGCGCCGCCACCAGCGCAGGATCCACGAGCGCCACCTGCTGGCCAAAGGGGTGCGGCGGAAAGGCCTGCTGCTGCCCGACGCCACGCACGCCACGCAGCCCGGGGTTGCtaagcaacagcagcaggaggggGGGTCGCTAAGCAACAGCAGCCCCCCGCCCGTCTACGTGGCCAGCATGGACTCGGAGGACGAGGCGGAGAGGGACGACGGCATGGCGGACATCTCCAGCAACATCTCCGAGAACCTCAGCCTCTACATCGACGGCAAGATCGTCTCCACGGTGACggggggcggcggcggctgcgAGGTCATCGAGGTCAACGCGGGCTCCAGCGCGGCCGCCGCGCTCTTCGGCCTGGACGCCGTCATCATCAGCCCCGAGCAGATCAGCCAGGCGCTCAGCAAGCaggccgcacgcacacacacacacacacacgcacacgcgcacgcgcacatgcacacacacacggtgggcAAGCGCAGGACCTCTACGCCGCCGATGCTGCCGTGTGTGAAGGTGGAGTCGGACAGCgccgcctcttcctcctcttcctcctcctcgtcttcctcgctGCTGGTGGCCGGCGCGGCGTTCCCGCCGGCGTTCCCAGACTCGCTGGCGTTCCAGAAGGAGCggagtgtgtatctgtctccGAAGCTCAAGCAGCTGCTGCAGACGCAGACTCAGGACGGCCTGAAGGCCCCggactccccacacacacacacacacacgcacacacacacacaccgctcggCCCCGCCCCTCTCCGTCAGTCCCCTGTCGGCCGCTTCCGGAAGGTTCAAGCGCCGGACGAGCTCTCCCCCCACGTCGccgcagcaacacacactctcctccgcTGCTCCCTCCTCCCCCGCTAACGAGCCCACGGgcacctcgcacacacacacacacacacacacacacaccgccgagTCCGTGCCGTCCTTCGTCCTCAAGGTGCCCAAGCTGGAGGGCCAGAGCCGCTCGGCcgcctggggtgtgtgtgtgcgagaggacgcggacggcacacacacacacgcacacacacacgcgcagagaGACTGGCCGTCGGGCCGCGGCGGAGGCAGCTCCTGCAACCAGCAGCCCCTGGACCTGTCCAGCACCGTGTGTCGCCGTAGCAACAGCGCGGGAGGCGTGGCTAAACCCGCGGCGGGGGGGTCGGGAGCGGGAGGGGAGGCCGTGCTGGACCTGAGCGTGAGCCGCAAGAGCTCCGCTACTGTCGCCGCGGAGACGGACGCCCGTGGCAACAACCCGGCGtcgtcgtcacacacacacacacacggcgctcCGGCGGGCCGCAAGAAGAAGCCGAACGGCAGCATGCTGCAGCAGGTGCTGATGAGCGAGTACGCCACCCTGCCACCGGGGGGAGCCGACGAGCTGCacgacaacgacaacgacaacgacgTCACTTCCTCCCCGCTCAGCACCGTCCCAGATGCCGACGCTGATGTCACTTCCTCCCCTGCCAGCCCCGGCTCTGCCTCCGAGCGTCTCCCTGGCGACCACTCCTCGCCGCCATCGTTGACCCCGGTGACCCTTAACCCCTCGACCCCCGGCTCCCCCCGCCTGgcgtcccccacccccccaccccccctcctgccctctgccccctccccacccccccacccctcctcctgctcctcctcctcctaccccGTGCTCTCCCCGCAGCCCTGCGAGCTCACGCCagacccgcacacacaccctgcggacacacacacacacacacacacacactcctccggtGTGGACACACACGCCAGATCCGACTCGCCGCCGCGCCACGATCCGGTGCCCCCTGCTtttgacgacgacgacgacgacgatgcGGAACCCAGCGATGCGGAACCCAGCGATGCGGAACCCAGCGATGCGGAACCCAGCGATGCGGCGCCGCACGACTCCGGGCTGTCCTCCAGCTCCCTGGGCCACTCGGACTCGCCGTCCCCGCGCAGCCACAGCGGTTCCGTAGAGGAACCCGCGCCGCAGAACCCAGAGCCAGAACCTCGCTCCCCCTGCAAGCCGCTCCCCGCGGGCAGCCCGGCCAGAGctgcccccaaacacacacacacacacacgcgcgccgtCACACACCTGGCGCTGAAGGAGGAGCCTGACGGTGACGACGCCCCCGGGGAGGTTGCCGTGGcgatgagggaggaggaggcggacgGCGACGTCGACGGCGACGCGTTCGCTAAGAGCTTCGTGTGCAACGTGTGTGAGCAGCCGTTCCGCTCCATGGCCGAGCTGAGTCGCCACATCGTGGCGCACGCGCCCGATTGGCCGCTGAAGTGCGAGTTCTGCGTGCAGCTGTTCGGCGCGGCGGAGGCCCTGCGTGAGCACCGGTCCGCGCTGCACGGCGTGGGACGCATCTACGTGTGTTCCGTCTGCCGCAAGGAGTTCGCCTTCTCCTGCAACCTGCTGCAGCACCAGCGCGACCTGCACCccgacacacactgcacacacaccgtGCTGCAGAGTGGCAAGCTGCGCCCGCACAACTACACCGACCCCGCGCACGCCGCCGCCGTCGCCCTCGACCCCGTCATCATCGCCACGGAGACCACCCCGGAGCCCCTCCCCCCAGACACCGCCAAGCGCCACGCCGAGcccaagaaggaggaggaggaggaggaggaggcgcatcAGCAGCTgacggaggagggagaggaggaagaggaggaggaggagggggaggaggagggggtgcgcGAGGACTCTACGGAGGAGCTGTACACCACCATCAAGATCATGGCGTCGGAGGCGGGAAAGCCGCGGGGGCCGGACGTGCGGCTGGGCCTCAACCAGCACTACCCGAGCTTCAAGCCGCCGCCCTTCCCCTACCACAGCCGCTCGCCGGCCGGctccgcctccgccgccgcctcctccgtCGCCTCGGCGACCAACTTCACCACCCACAACATCCCGCAGACCTTCAGCACGGCCATCCGCTGCACCAAGTGCGGCCAGAGCTTCTCCAACATGCCGGAGCTGCACCAGCACATCCTGTTGTGCGCCAGCGCCAGCGACAAGCGCCGCTACACGCCCAAGAAGAACCCCATCCCCCTGCGCCAGACCGTGCGCCCGCTccctagcaacaacaacaacaacaacggccTCGCCCTtaacgccaccgccgccgccgccgccacggcAACCGCCGCGTTCCGCAGGATGGGGCAGCCCAAGCGGCTGAGCTTCGGCCCAGATCCGGCGCCCGGAGCCTCCCGCATGAGCGCGCTCAGTAGGAAGaggcagcagctgctgcagaaGGCCATCTCCCAGAAGCACCGCgccgcctcttcctcctcctcctcctcctcctcctcctcctcctcctcggccaatAAGAGAGCGGCCGCGCAGCCaataaaggaggaggaggaggagcaggcggGGTTGGCGTTGAGCGCAGCGGAGGTGCACGTGTGTCCGCACTGTAGTCGAGAGTTCACGTACCCCGCCAGCCTGTCCAAGCACATCTCCGTCAGCTGCCCCATGAGGCCGGCGCCCAAGCGGGGCAGGAAGTCGTCATCAGCATCAGCGGCGGCgacgtcgtcatcatcatcagcggCCGGCGCGGAGCCCCTCGGCCCGCCGGACAAGAGCATGAGCCTGCGGCGGCGGCCGCTGGACGAGGCCAGGCAGGAGGCGGAGCCGAGGCCTCTGGGAAAGACGCGCGCACGCAGCTCCGAGCTCGCCGAGACCGACGCCAACCTGCCGCCCCGGGGGAAGGCgggcaccaccgccaccgccgccaccgccgccaccacgcGTGGCAAGCGCCCGGCCACCCAGCCCctcgctgctgctgttgccccCGGTAACAAGAAGGGCAGGAAGAGCCTCCAGGCCACACCCCCCAACCAAGGCCCCGCCCCCCCAGTGCCAGCTGTGGACGCCGCGGAGCGGCCGGCTGCCAAGGGGCCGAAGGCGGGCAAGGAGGGCAAGGAGGGCAAGAGGGAGGAGCGGGCGCTGCGCCCccgagagagggtgggggggcccGTCACACGCAGCCTGCAGGCCACGGCCCCCCCAGGAGACGCCAAGACGGACGAGCCCCCCAGCCAATCAGACACCAGGGAACCCCAGGTGAGGTCTCCATGACAACAGTGACACCATCAGGGCAGTAGAGTTTACTACAGACACCATCAGGGCAGTGGAGTTTACTAGAGACACCATCAGGGCAGTGGAGTTTACTAGAGACACCATCAGGGCAGTAGAGTTTACTAGAGACACCATCAGGGCAGTAGAGTTTACTAGTGACACCATCAGGGCAGTAGAGTTGACACCATCAGGGCAGTAGAGTTTACTAGTGACACCATCAGGGCAGTAGAGTTGACACCATCAGGGCAGTAGAGTTTACTACAGACACCATCAGGGCAGTAGAGTTTACTAGAGACACCATCAGGGCAGTAGAGTTTACTAGAGACACCATCAGGGCAGAAGAGTTTACTAGAGACACC
It includes:
- the prdm2b gene encoding PR domain zinc finger protein 2 isoform X1, with protein sequence MRELEQGLNEEESPSLSSGMVKETPLGAMATVHPSQHPPAGVDDSEHPPSETPPPSEEHPPQQEERAKEEEPEEEEEEPEEEPEEEEEEQPAAPLQSPERPVEGSTSPDPQGPCTAGRETPESPAGVPSEGVASARSAEQELAPDAEAEPEGDLEDLDLQGGDLQGESHPCQHCERRFSTKQGLERHTHIHSMSSSGHTEALLSFCCRYCGKSFGSQVGRRRHERRHENTGRKRPGSLAGTATLLGNSSGSSSHGGNHLVAMTTTQNGAHDGHRREPLLSTAGGGVGESERPVVVEENGEAKELHACKYCSKAFGTHTNMRRHQRRIHERHLLAKGVRRKGLLLPDATHATQPGVAKQQQQEGGSLSNSSPPPVYVASMDSEDEAERDDGMADISSNISENLSLYIDGKIVSTVTGGGGGCEVIEVNAGSSAAAALFGLDAVIISPEQISQALSKQAARTHTHTHAHAHAHMHTHTVGKRRTSTPPMLPCVKVESDSAASSSSSSSSSSSLLVAGAAFPPAFPDSLAFQKERSVYLSPKLKQLLQTQTQDGLKAPDSPHTHTHTHTHTHRSAPPLSVSPLSAASGRFKRRTSSPPTSPQQHTLSSAAPSSPANEPTGTSHTHTHTHTHTAESVPSFVLKVPKLEGQSRSAAWGVCVREDADGTHTHAHTHAQRDWPSGRGGGSSCNQQPLDLSSTVCRRSNSAGGVAKPAAGGSGAGGEAVLDLSVSRKSSATVAAETDARGNNPASSSHTHTHGAPAGRKKKPNGSMLQQVLMSEYATLPPGGADELHDNDNDNDVTSSPLSTVPDADADVTSSPASPGSASERLPGDHSSPPSLTPVTLNPSTPGSPRLASPTPPPPLLPSAPSPPPHPSSCSSSSYPVLSPQPCELTPDPHTHPADTHTHTHTHSSGVDTHARSDSPPRHDPVPPAFDDDDDDDAEPSDAEPSDAEPSDAEPSDAAPHDSGLSSSSLGHSDSPSPRSHSGSVEEPAPQNPEPEPRSPCKPLPAGSPARAAPKHTHTHTRAVTHLALKEEPDGDDAPGEVAVAMREEEADGDVDGDAFAKSFVCNVCEQPFRSMAELSRHIVAHAPDWPLKCEFCVQLFGAAEALREHRSALHGVGRIYVCSVCRKEFAFSCNLLQHQRDLHPDTHCTHTVLQSGKLRPHNYTDPAHAAAVALDPVIIATETTPEPLPPDTAKRHAEPKKEEEEEEEAHQQLTEEGEEEEEEEEGEEEGVREDSTEELYTTIKIMASEAGKPRGPDVRLGLNQHYPSFKPPPFPYHSRSPAGSASAAASSVASATNFTTHNIPQTFSTAIRCTKCGQSFSNMPELHQHILLCASASDKRRYTPKKNPIPLRQTVRPLPSNNNNNNGLALNATAAAAATATAAFRRMGQPKRLSFGPDPAPGASRMSALSRKRQQLLQKAISQKHRAASSSSSSSSSSSSSSANKRAAAQPIKEEEEEQAGLALSAAEVHVCPHCSREFTYPASLSKHISVSCPMRPAPKRGRKSSSASAAATSSSSSAAGAEPLGPPDKSMSLRRRPLDEARQEAEPRPLGKTRARSSELAETDANLPPRGKAGTTATAATAATTRGKRPATQPLAAAVAPGNKKGRKSLQATPPNQGPAPPVPAVDAAERPAAKGPKAGKEGKEGKREERALRPRERVGGPVTRSLQATAPPGDAKTDEPPSQSDTREPQEAAAKLSR
- the prdm2b gene encoding PR domain zinc finger protein 2 isoform X2, whose product is MRLNEEESPSLSSGMVKETPLGAMATVHPSQHPPAGVDDSEHPPSETPPPSEEHPPQQEERAKEEEPEEEEEEPEEEPEEEEEEQPAAPLQSPERPVEGSTSPDPQGPCTAGRETPESPAGVPSEGVASARSAEQELAPDAEAEPEGDLEDLDLQGGDLQGESHPCQHCERRFSTKQGLERHTHIHSMSSSGHTEALLSFCCRYCGKSFGSQVGRRRHERRHENTGRKRPGSLAGTATLLGNSSGSSSHGGNHLVAMTTTQNGAHDGHRREPLLSTAGGGVGESERPVVVEENGEAKELHACKYCSKAFGTHTNMRRHQRRIHERHLLAKGVRRKGLLLPDATHATQPGVAKQQQQEGGSLSNSSPPPVYVASMDSEDEAERDDGMADISSNISENLSLYIDGKIVSTVTGGGGGCEVIEVNAGSSAAAALFGLDAVIISPEQISQALSKQAARTHTHTHAHAHAHMHTHTVGKRRTSTPPMLPCVKVESDSAASSSSSSSSSSSLLVAGAAFPPAFPDSLAFQKERSVYLSPKLKQLLQTQTQDGLKAPDSPHTHTHTHTHTHRSAPPLSVSPLSAASGRFKRRTSSPPTSPQQHTLSSAAPSSPANEPTGTSHTHTHTHTHTAESVPSFVLKVPKLEGQSRSAAWGVCVREDADGTHTHAHTHAQRDWPSGRGGGSSCNQQPLDLSSTVCRRSNSAGGVAKPAAGGSGAGGEAVLDLSVSRKSSATVAAETDARGNNPASSSHTHTHGAPAGRKKKPNGSMLQQVLMSEYATLPPGGADELHDNDNDNDVTSSPLSTVPDADADVTSSPASPGSASERLPGDHSSPPSLTPVTLNPSTPGSPRLASPTPPPPLLPSAPSPPPHPSSCSSSSYPVLSPQPCELTPDPHTHPADTHTHTHTHSSGVDTHARSDSPPRHDPVPPAFDDDDDDDAEPSDAEPSDAEPSDAEPSDAAPHDSGLSSSSLGHSDSPSPRSHSGSVEEPAPQNPEPEPRSPCKPLPAGSPARAAPKHTHTHTRAVTHLALKEEPDGDDAPGEVAVAMREEEADGDVDGDAFAKSFVCNVCEQPFRSMAELSRHIVAHAPDWPLKCEFCVQLFGAAEALREHRSALHGVGRIYVCSVCRKEFAFSCNLLQHQRDLHPDTHCTHTVLQSGKLRPHNYTDPAHAAAVALDPVIIATETTPEPLPPDTAKRHAEPKKEEEEEEEAHQQLTEEGEEEEEEEEGEEEGVREDSTEELYTTIKIMASEAGKPRGPDVRLGLNQHYPSFKPPPFPYHSRSPAGSASAAASSVASATNFTTHNIPQTFSTAIRCTKCGQSFSNMPELHQHILLCASASDKRRYTPKKNPIPLRQTVRPLPSNNNNNNGLALNATAAAAATATAAFRRMGQPKRLSFGPDPAPGASRMSALSRKRQQLLQKAISQKHRAASSSSSSSSSSSSSSANKRAAAQPIKEEEEEQAGLALSAAEVHVCPHCSREFTYPASLSKHISVSCPMRPAPKRGRKSSSASAAATSSSSSAAGAEPLGPPDKSMSLRRRPLDEARQEAEPRPLGKTRARSSELAETDANLPPRGKAGTTATAATAATTRGKRPATQPLAAAVAPGNKKGRKSLQATPPNQGPAPPVPAVDAAERPAAKGPKAGKEGKEGKREERALRPRERVGGPVTRSLQATAPPGDAKTDEPPSQSDTREPQEAAAKLSR